TGTGGCACGCGGTGCCGGCGTACCCGACGCTCAGCGAGGTCTGGCTGCGCTGGCTCGAGGCCTACGGTCGGCCGGAAGCCTGATCACGCCGTAGCGGCGACGGCGGGCTTCCACGCCACGGTCGACACACACAGGTCGAACAGGGCCCTCATGAGCACGAAGGGCCGGTCGTCGGCGGGCGCATCGACCGGGCGGACGATCGTGGCCGTCAGCTGCAGGGCGCGCTTGTGGTCCGATCCGGGCACCGGTGTCAGGTAGACGACGTTCGTCTGGCGGAACTCGCCGTCGTCCATCTTCTGCGTCGTCTCGCGCTCGAACCGCAGGAAGCGCTTGTCGCCGAGCAGCGGGGTGGCGCCGGCTTCGCGGATCAGCGAGCGGATCAGCGGATCGAGGTTCTCCCCCGGCACCGGCGCGTGCCGCAGCGAGGCCACCAGCGATGCGGGCAGTGCGAGCGCGTCGTCATCACCGGTCTCGGGGGTGAAGAAGGCGATGACCGACTCCTTGGCCATCTTGTCGAAAGCGTCGTCGACGAGCGGCTGCACCCGAGCGAGCAGGTCGGGGCGGTGCGCCCGCATGAGACGGTCACGCATCGCGGCGCGCAGCTCCTCCCGCTGTGCACTGTTCGCGTCGCGCCGCACCCAGCCGGTGGGCAGCGTGATCTCGAACAGCGGGTCGGGGGTGCCGCCCAGCTGCTCGCGCAGCGACAGCCGTTCGGGCTGCGGATTCAGGTCGTCGGGGCCGGGCTTCGCATCGTTCACGGTGGTCCTCTCGTCAGTCGCTCACGCGGGACTCGCCGTCGAGCAGATACAGGGTCCCGAGCTCTCGGGCATGTGCGCGGTCATGCTGCTCGGCGCCGAGCAGGCCGCGTTCGAGCAGCACGTCCAGCGCGGCGTTGCGGTCGGCGAGGATCGCGTTCCGCTCGTCGTAGGACAACGCGGCGACCTGTTCGCGCACCGTGGTCCGGGTGAGCGCCGCCGACGCCCGGTCGGGCGGCGCGTCGTCTTCTTCTTCGGCGGGGCGCACGCGGAAGCGGATCAGCACGGCGACGACGGTGAACACCGCGATGACCGCGCAGGCGATGACGATGCCGTGCCAGAATTCCCACCCGATGACGCCCTGCTCTTGGGAGATCGACGGCATGGTCCAGCTCGACGACACCGCGCACAGGGCCGCGATGATCGCGAAGACGAGCAGCAGCGGCGACCAGCGCGCACCGCCGATGGCCCAGACGATGAGGGCGACCACCAGCGCGACGGCGGCGATCGCGTAGCAGACGCCCGCGATAGGCACGGACCGCTCGGCGGGCATGACCCAGAACTGGAAGCGGTCGCCGATGAGCACGGCGTACCCGGCGATCGGCGCCAGCCCCGCGACGACCATGAGCAGGCCGAGCACGAACCGCCCCGCCCGCCGGCCGGAGCTCGGCTTCGGTGCGCCGACGGTGCCGGCGAGTGCCGCACCGTCGGCGCCGAAGTGCCGGTAGACGTCGGGGTGGTCCTGGAAGGCGACCGACTCGAGTCGCGCGAGAGACAGCGGTGCGGCCAGCGAGTGCTCTTCGGCCCACGCCTGGGCGCTGTCGTGGCGGAAGCTCATCGTGCAGGCAGGCTATCAGCCCAGCTCGCGTCCTCGATGAAGCCGGCCGGCGCCCGGGCGACGACGGGACGCCCATCGGGGGCGGTGAAGGTGAGTGTCTGCACGAACGCGTGGAACTGAGCGATGAGCAGGGTCAGCAGTTCGCCGATCGTGGGCTGGAAGGTGACGACGACCGCCGCTTCCGGAGTGATGAAGCTGATCTGGATGCCGACCAGGGTGATGCCGGTGGGCTCATCGTGGACCTGCTGCACGGTCTGCACGCCGACGCCGAGCCCCTCGGCTTCGTAGAGGATCCCCTCACGCGGACCGCCGCCGGCCGGCGGCGCGCCGAAGGCGGCGTCGACGTGGGCGACCAGCGTCGCCGGCACCGGCCACAGCTGGAAGGCCAGCGCGGCGTCGGCCGGACGGGCGGCCAGGCCCGCCCGCAGGATCTCCTCGACGACAACGGACTGCTCGGGGTTCCCGTGCTCGGCCCACGCGACGCGCAGCTCCTCCGCGCGGTCGCGGACCCACGCCTCGGGATCGTCGACCCGGGCGGGCAGCCCGAGCCACCCGGGCGCGTCGGTGTGGGCGTCGAGGCGCCACATCCCCTCGCCCCAGCCGGCCGGCGGCGCGGTCGGCACCGACGGCGCGGAGACCGCCTGCGAGGTCACAGGAACGCTCCGACCCACGGGGCCTGACTGCTGGGACCACGGTCGGCGTTGCCGGTCCACTTGGCGATCTTGTCACCGATGCCCCACGCACCCGACACGAGCATGTAGGCGCCCTCCCACGCGGCGGCACCCCAGTTCGAGCGCGCCCACTGACCGCTGGCACCGCCGATGGACTCGGCAAGGTTGCTCAGGCTCGTGGTGTCGCGGCCGAACATGAAGCGGGTGAGGACGTCGCCGATGCTGCGGTTGTTCATGTTGATGACGTTCCACGCGCCGTTGGCGAGATTCGGCGAGAAGTTGAGGATCGTCCGCATCTGGCCGAGCTGCCCGGCCGCCGCCGACCACGACGAGGGGCGGAACGCGGTGAACATGTCGCCTGCGAAGTCGACGAGACCGGCCTTGCCCTGGAAGAGCTTGCCGAGCTTGCCGAACGGGACCACCCCGATGATGGCGATGATCAGCTTGTCCATCCCTGCGTCGTCGCGCAGCACCTGGTATGCGGTCAGCAGCAGGGTGGCCACGCCGATCACGGCGCCGATGAGGGCGAACAGCGGGCCGCCGATGATGATGCCGGCGATCGCGACGATGAGACCGACCCAGCCGAGCACCTCGAGCACCACCGAGACGACGCCGTCGAGGTTGTCCCAGAAGCTGTCCTTGATCGATCCGTCGAGCACATCGCCGATGCCGCGCACGGCGGTGTCGAACGCGTCCGACCAGTCGTCGTAGAGGTTGTCGAAGGCACGCGCGTCGGCCTGCCAGTCCTCATAGAGGTCTTGCCGGGCTTCGTCCTCCGCGGCTGCCTGCTCGGCTTCGTCCGGGTCGGTCGGCGGGAACGGACGGCCGTTGCGGTTGCCGGGAGCACCGCTGTATACGGTCCAGGACTCGTGGCAGTTGTCCACCACGACCCGGATGCGCGGCTGCAGGTCTTCGACGGCGTCCCCGTAGGCGATGAGCACCGGCCCGGTCGGCTCGTACATGTTGCCCGCCCGCCGCAGTTCGGCGTAGGTCTCGCCGACGATCTCGCGGATCTTGTCGATCGCCTTGCCCTTCTGGCCGTCCTCACCGGTGACGAGCTCTTCCAGGACGTCGGCGCTGCCGGTCATCTGCCGGCCGATCGACCGGATGCGCCGGCCATGGGTCTTGATCTCCGACGCGTTGCCGTCGAGATACTCGATCTCACGCCCGCGGGGCGAGTGCTCCATCCACATGTCTGCGTCTGCTTTCGTCGTCAGGCCGGGGTCGGCCGCGTCGCGTCGCTCAAGCCCGACGCGTCGATGTCCATCTGGGAGGCCGTCTCGGTGTCCCAGCCGCTGAACCCTTCGAGCACGCCGACGACGTGCTCGTGGATCTTGGTGATATCGCGCACCAGATCGCCTCGCCGGTCGTTCCACCGGCCCTCGAAGTCGCCGACCTTGTCGCGCAGGCTGCTGTGATCGAACGGCCGGCCGACCGCGTCCTGGAGCGCGTCGGCGAGTCCGCCCGCGTCCTCGAGCTCGTCGATGATGCGGCCCAGCCGGTTGCTCGTGCGCTCCAGAACCGAGTAGTTGACCCAGACGACGTCGGTCATGGCGATCCTCCTGGCTTCGAACTGGTCCGTCGCCCGGTCGGGCTGACATCACGAACCTAACGAACCCGGGCGCAGCGCCGCGATGGGGAGCACTCCCCATGCGGCCTCCCGCGCGTATCGCGGGCACGCGAAAGGGCGGGCCCGATGCGGACCCGCCCCTCGAAGTGCGTTCGTGCGGCTCAGCCGCCGGCGAGCTGCTGATCCAGATCCTGGATCGCGCGCATCATGCCCAGCAGAGCCTCGGACATGTCGTTGATGCCGTCCGTGGCGTTCTTCAGACCCGTGGTCAGCTCCTCGTAACCGTCACCGAACTTGCCCGACGCGTGCTGCGTCTTGAAGTCCTCACCCAGCAGCGTGTCCACCTGGCTCTTCAGCGTGTCCAGCTGACCCTGAATGTCGTCACGAGCCTGCGACAGCGACGAGGCCACCTGCTCCATCTCCGAATACGATGCTCCGAAATCAGCCATCGTCAACTCCCTCAGTCAAAATTCCCGACCCACTCCGGGCCGACACCACGAACCTAACAACCCCCGCCCGACACCGTCGATGGGGAGCACTCCCCATGCCGCCTCCCGCGCGTATCGCGGGCACGCGAAAGGGCGGGCCCGATGCGGACCCGCCCCTCGAAGTGCGTTCGTGCGGCTCAGCCGCCGGCGAGCTGCTGATCCAGATCCTGGATCGCGCGCATCATGCCCAGCAGAGCCTCGGACATGTCGTTGATGCCGTCCGTGGCGTTCTTCAGACCCGTGGTCAGCTCCTCGTAACCGTCACCGAACTTGCCCGACGCGTGCTGCGTCTTGAAGTCCTCACCCAGCAGCGTGTCCACCTGGCTCTTCAGCGTGTCCAGCTGACCCTGAATGTCGTCACGAGCCTGCGACAGCGACGAGGCCACCTGCTCCATCTCCGAATACGATGCTCCGAAATCAGCCATCGTCAACTCCCTCAGTCAAAATTCCCGACCCACTCCGGGCCGACACCACGAACCTAACAACCCCCGCCCGACACCGTCGATGGGGAGCACTCCCCATGCCTGTCACCCCGCGTTGGTGGTCTCGCGGAGGGGGAGCTTCGCGGCATCCACCAGCGGCATCTGCACGGTGACCGCGCGCCCGGCCTGGACGAAGATGCCACGGCCCTCGGGGAAGTCCGAGCGCTTGACCTTCGGGAACGGCACCTTGAACACCGAGTCGCCGTCGAACGAGTCGGGACGGATGACGATGCCCTTCCGGCCGGCCTTGAAGTCGCCGACGAGGCCGAAGCCGCTGGTGACCTGGTTCACGTCGGCGTCGCCGATCAGGAAGTGGTCGCTGCGGTTGACGGCCTGGAGCAGGGCCTTCAGGGGGCGCTCGGCGGGCGAGTCCGCGAACTGCGGCAGGTCCTCCACGACGATCATCAGCCGCATGCCGAGCGCCTCGTCTGCCACGAGCTCGGCCAGTTCGGTCGCGAGTTCCTTGGCGTCGTCGGGGGTCGTGGCGCTGCGCATCCATGGCGCGAACTCGCGCAGCTGCGAGCGACGCCCGCCGAAGTGGAACAACCGCACCTCGGGATCGAAGCGCGTCATCGACGTGATGAGCGCCTTCATCGCGTTCGTCTTGCCCGACTGCGGCGGGCCGGCCACCACGAAGGTGCCGACCGGGTCGAAGTCGCGCGCCGCGAGGGTGTCTTCGGCGACGCCCAGGACGGGGAACTCGCCGATGCGGTCGGGCAGGTCGGCGAGCGCGAGCCGGGTGGGCAGCGATCCGATCTCGTCGACCTCGCGGGCACCGCCGGCGCGCAGCTCGGCGGCCAGCTGCTCCATGAGCTTGGTCTGCTCGGCTACGTTCGGCGTGCCGCCGAGGACGGCGATCTGCGTCTCGAAGCCGTCGATGATGGCGCGCCCGGGGGCCGAGCGCTCGTCGAGGACGTCCTTGGGCGCATTCAGCAGGGCGTACGCGTTCTCGTCCGAGAGGCGCAGCACGATGCGGCGCGAGACGTTCGCGCTGACGGCGGTGGGCACCGAGCCCGACCGGTCCGCGGTCGCGACCACGTGCACGCCGAGCGGGCGGCCCTCGCCGAGGATCCGCATGAACGCCTGGTAGAACGGCATGCGCGCGGTGGTCGACTCCCACTCCGCGCGGAACTGCGGCAGGCCGTCGAGCAGCAGGATGATGCGGGGCTCGTCGCGCCCGGTGATCTCTCGGTACTCGGCGATGCTCGACGCGTTGGCGGCGCTGAACCGCTTGCCGCGGTCGTCGAGCACGGCGCCCAGCGACCGCATGATGCGCTGGACGCGCTCGGCGTCGTCTCCGGGGATGATCGATCCGACGTGCGGCAGCGTCTCGAGGGCCTTCAGCGACCCCGAGCCGAAGTCGAGACCGTAGACGGCGACGTTCTCGGGGCGGCGGCCGATCGCGGACGCGATCGCGATCGTGCGCAGCACGGTGGACTTTCCCGATCCGCTCGTGCCGTACACGAGCATCGAGCCGTCGCGGTCGGGCTGGAAGTACACGGCCTCCTGCAGCTGCCGTTCGGGCACGTCGCGCTTGCCGAGCAGGATCGCCCCCGCGCGGCCTGCGGGCAGCCGGCGGATGTCGACGGTCTGCTCGAGGTCGTCGAGCCACGGGCGGCGGGGAGCGGGGATCTTGGCCTGCTCGGCGGCGGCGATGAGCGTCGCGACGATGCGCTTCTGGTCGTTGGGCCCCGGGTCGGCGTCGTGCATGTTGTCGTCGCCGGCGTCGTCGAGCTCCCACTTCTGGATCGACCCGAAGCGCAGCTCGGCGACACTCACGTCGGCGACGGGCTTCTCGTCGGTGCTCCAGCCGCCGGCGTACGCCGACTGGAAGGGCACGAGCCGTCCGGGGCCGGTCTTCGCGATGCCGCGACCGGGGATGCTGGGGTCGAAGCTGCCCGCGATCGGATCGTCCACGACGTCCTTCGAGTCGGACTCGTCGGCCATGCGCAGCGCGACGCGCAGGTTCGTGTTCGCGCGCAGGTTGTCCTTGATGACGCCGGCGGGGCGCTGAGTGGCCATGATCAGATGGATGCCGAGAGAGCGGCCGCGCTGGGCGATGTCCACGACCCCGTCGACGAACTCCGGCACTTCACCGGCGAGGGCGGCGAACTCGTCGATCACCAGCACGAGAGCGGGCGGCGTATCGGGGTCGCGGCGCTTCTCCAGCTCGAGGAGGTCCTTGGCCTTCTTGCGGTTGAACAGGTGCTCGCGGTGGTGCAGCTCGGCGCGCAGGCTCGTGAGCGCACGGCGCACGAGGTGCGGGCTCAGGTCGGTGACGAGGCCGACGCAGTGCGGCAGCTCGACGCAGTCGGCGAACGCCGACCCGCCCTTGTAGTCGACGAACAGGAAGGTCACGCGGTCGGGGCTGTGCGCGGCGGCCATGCCCAGCACCCACGCCTGAAGGAACTCGGACTTCCCGGCGCCGGTCGTGCCGCCCACGAGCGCGTGCGGCCCTTGCAGCCGCAGGTCGAGCGTCATGGCATCCGACGCCCCCTGGCCGACGATCGCACGCAGGTTGCCGGCCTTCTTGAGCCGCGGCAGGGTCGCACCCGACCGGTCGATGATGGTGTTGTTCTCGCGCCAGCGGTCGATCGCGAAGCTCGGCTCGGCGACCATCTCGGGGCCGATGAGCGAGAGGAACATCACGGAGTTGGGGATGTCGGAGGAGTCCTCGATCACGGTGCTGGAGTCGGCGACCGGAGCCAGGCGCTTGGCGAGCATGGTCATCAGCTCGTTCGAGACGCCCTCGACCGCGGTGTCGGCGTACTCGACGCCGCTGAGCACGGTGCCGACCTGGGCGTGCTCGAGGCCGCCGGTCACGTCGAGGAAGCTGCGGCACACTGCCGGCAGCGCGTCGACGACCGGGGCGACGAACAGTCCGTAGACGCCGACGTCGGCGCCGCGTTCGAGCACCTGGGTCAGGCGGGCGCGGTCGACGGGCGCGTCGCCGGTGACGATGACGACCACGGCCGTCTGGCCGGGGAAGGTGGCTTCCTCCGCCGCGCGGCGCACGTCGGTGCCGTACCGCATAGGGTCCCAGTCCTCGTCGTAGGGGATGCGGGGCGAGGCGGCGGCCTTCGAACGCCGCATGACGAGTTCCTCCAGGCCCGACAGCAGTGCGGATCCGGTGGATGCCGAGTCCGACAGCGGCATGTCGCGGAACGGGCTGCGCTCGCTCGAGGTGTGCGGCAGCCACTTGAGCCACTCGAGCTCTTTGGCCCACTCCGGTTCGGTGAGGGCGACGGCGACCAGTTCGTTCGGCGAGTGCAGCCCGAACAGCTGCACCGACAGGCCGCGCAGGGCATCGGCGGCTTCGCGCATCGGGCCGGCGACGCCGATGACGCCGACGCTCTGCAACGACTCCAGCACCGGCACGCCGTCGATCCGGCGATACCGCTCGCGCAGCCGCTCGACCCGGTCGACATACTCCTGCAGAGCGTCGGGGTTCTCGCCGCTCTTGATCGTCGTGCGCGAGGGCGCCTCGCACGTGCCCAGCCGCACGGACAGGAAGTTCCAGTGCTCCGGGCGCCGCGTCCACAGCATCGGCCCCAGGCGCATGGCCTCGTCGAACACGACCGCGACCGGCGGCACCTCGGCGTTGCGGATCTCGCGCTCGCGCGGCCGTTCGCGGTAGAGCTTCTCCTCGGTCTCCTCGAAGGTCCGCTCGAACGTCTCGGCTTCCTTCCGCACGCGCTGCCCCACCTGGGTGCGCTGCGAGATGAAGTTCCCGAGCAGCATGAGCGGCGTCATGAAGATGATCACGAGCGAGCGCGGGTTGCCGTTGATGGCGAAGATCGTCGCGCCCAGGATGATCGGCGCGACGAGCATCGGCCATGGGAAGAGCCGCGTGGTCGGCTCCTTCGGCATCTTCGGCTCCGGCAGCTCTTCGCCCACGTAGCGCGGTTCGACGCGCGGGCTGCGGTTGAACAGCAGACTGCCGCCGCGCTCGAGTACGGGGTCGGGCTCATGCTGCGGCGCGAAGTCGTCGACCAGGCGCACGACCAGCTCGGTGTCACCCAGGACGAACCGCTGCCCGGGGATGACCCGCAGCCGCGGCACGAGTCCGCCGTCGATCACGATGCCGTTCGCGGAGTTGAGATCGACGATCTCGACGGCGGCGCCCACTTCGATGCGGGCATGGCGCTTGGAGATGAGCGGATCGTCGAGCACGACGTCGTTGTCGGGCGCGCGACCGATGGTGAAGTGGCCGCGCGGCAGCGGGAACTCGAGCCCGGCGACAGGGCCCGAAACCGCGGCGAGGACCGCGGTCGCCGGAGCGCCGGCAACCCGTGCGGGCTGGTAGTTCTCGCCGAGGTTGATGACCGAGGCGATGAATCCCGACCCGACCGGCGCATCGCTGATGAGCATGTTCGGGTCGAGCATGCTGAACTCGGTCGCCGTCGGCGGGGCGACGCTGAGGGTGAGGACGTCGTCGGCGGAGGCGACGATCTCGTGCTGCGGGTCGGCGTCGACGACCTGCCGGGCGACGTCGTGGACGGTCGCGGTGGTGTCCGAGGTGATGACGATGTCGGTGCGCTGCGCGTTGGCGCGCTGCAGGGTCAGTTTGAGTCTCATCTGGGTGTCCTCATCGGGGTGTCAGCCTCGGGAGATGCGGACCTGGGCGAACCGGTCCCCGAATCGGATGGTATCCCCGTCCGCCAGGGGAGTCTTCTCCCCCGCCGTCAGCGGCTGTTCGGTGCCGCCGCGGCTCAGGGCGCTGCCGTTGGTCGAGCCGCAGTCGACGACCACGACGATCCCGTCGCTGCGCAAGACGGCGAGATGGGTCTTCGAGACCGACATCGACGGGTCGTGGACGGGCACGAGCGCGAGCCCGGCGTCGGCGGGCCCTGCGGCGGGCGCCCGGCCGATGAGGGCGCCGCCCGCGTCGATGTCGATCGTCTCACCCGAGTCGAGCATGAGCGAGACCCGTACCGTCACGGGCACCGGTGCCGCGTCGGGTGCGTGTGCCGCGAGGGATGCCGGTGGCGCGACGGCCGGCGCCGGTGCGGCCGGTGCCGGTACGGCCGCGGCTGCAGGTCTCGCCGCGGCAGGCGCGGGGTCGCTCGGCAGCAGCTGCGGGGGCGCCCAGGCCGTAGGTGACGGAGTGGATGCCGCGGGCCGCACCACCGGCGGCACCGCGACCCCGGGTGCGGCGTCGGGCGACGACATCGCCGGGGGCTGCGGTGTGAAGGCTGACGGCACGACCACCGTCGGGATCGCGGGCGGCTCCTCACCGGGCCCAGCGGTGGGCTCGGGCCGCGCCGCGCCGAGCACTCCCCCGCTGCTGCGGGTGACGGGGATGTACACGTCGGGACCGCGGTGCCCGGCGGACGTCGCGAGCGAGGGCAGCACGCTGCGCTCGTCGACGAGGTCGGTGGCGGCGGCCTTGCGGGCGATCCGCATGCGCTTGGCGTCGTACGGGTTCAGGCCCCGCCGGGCGTCGACGAACCAGGTCTGCGCGACGCGATCGGGCCAGCCCCGCCCGCGCTTCTCCGGATCGAACAGGGGCGAGAGGGCGACCACCAGCAGCGGTCCGATCAGCACGACGATGAAGCTCCCCCACATGATGAGGTAGCGCACCACGGCCCCCCGCCAGAACTTGGGCCGCTCGAGCGTGCGCACATTCACGACGCGGATGCCGGTCAGCATCTTCCCGAAGGTCACGCCCCTCCGGCCGTTGAGCACGAGCTGGACGATGATGAACGCCGTCGTCAGCACGGAGGAGACGAGTCCGGCAAGTCCCACCCACAGCAGGTCGTTCCGGCCGAACAGCGCCGCCGGGTCGCCCTCGGCGACCACCTGGAGCAATGCCGGCAGCGTCACGATCAGCATCGGCAGCTGCAGCAGCGCGACCAGCAGGATCTCGAAGACCGTCGAGAGCACGCGACGGCCGAACGGCGCGGGGATCAGGCCGAGCGACGCGGCATACTCCGGCCGTGCCCGCCCGTACGCGTCGAGCCCTTCGATGGGACGCTCATCGTCGTCGATCTCCCAGATCGACCCGCCGGGCCTGGCGCGTCGCGCCTCGCTGTCGCTCACAGATGCCGCGCGATCAGTGGAAGAAGTGCCGCTCGCCGGTGAAGAACATCGTCACGTTCGCCGCGCGCGCGGCGTCGATGACCTCCTGGTCGCGCACCGAACCGCCGGGCTGGATGATCGTCTTGATCCCCGCGTCGATGAGCACCTGGGGGCCGTCTGCGAACGGGAAGAACGCGTCCGAGGCCGCCACCGAGCCGGCCGCACGCGCACCGGCTCGCTCGACGGCCAGGCGGCACGAGTCGACGCGGTTGACCTGTCCCATGCCGACGCCGACCGTGGCCGAGCCCTGCGCGAGCACGATGGCGTTGGACTTGACCGCCCGGCACGCCTTCCAGGCGAAGATCATGCCCTCGAGCTCTTCCGGGGCAGGGCGCTCTCCGGCCACGAGCTCCCAGTCGTTGGCCACCGAGACGATGTCGTCGGGGAACCGGTCGGCGTCCTGCAGCAGCAGGCCGCCCGAGACGAGGCGCACGTCCATCGTCTCCTGCTGCCAGTCGGTGGGCAGTTGCAGCACCCGCAGGTTCTTCTTGAGCCGGAACACCTCGAGCGCCTCGGGCTCGAAGTCGGGGGCGATGATGACCTCGGTGAAGATGTCGCGCAGGTTCTCGGCCATCTTCAGCGTCACGGTGCGGTTCGCGGCGATCACGCCGCCGAACGCCGAGACCGGGTCGCACTCGTGGGCGCGCAGGTGCGCCGAGGCGATCGGGTCGAGCGCGTTGGGCGCGGTCACGGCGATGCCGCACGGGTTCGCGTGCTTGATGATGGCCACCGCGGGCTTGACCATGTCGAACGCGGCGCGCAGCGCGGCATCCGCATCGACATAGTTGTTGTACGACATCCCCTTGCCCTGCAGCTGGGTCGCCTGAGCGATGCCGTGGCCGCCGACGCGGGTGTAGATCGCGGCGCGCTGGTGCGAATTCTCGCCGTAGCGCAGCGTCTCGAGGCGCTCGGCCTTTATCGTCAGGTGCTGGGGCAGGTCGCCCTCTTCGCCGATGGTCTCCTCGGCGAACCAGGTCGCCACGGCGCGGTCGTAGGTCGCGGTGTGGGTGAACGCGCGTGCGGCCAGCTCACGACGCTGGGCGAGGCTCGTGCCGCCCTTGCCGAGCGACTCGATGATCGCCGGGTACGACTCGGGTGAGACGACCACGGCCACGTTGGCGAAGTTCTTCGCCGAGGCGCGCACCATGGCGGGTCCCCCGATGTCGATCTGCTCGACGACGGCATCGCCGGTGGCTCCGGATGCCACGGTCTCGGCGAACGGGTACAGGTTCACCACGACCAGCTCGAAGGGGAGGATGCCGAGGTCGGCCAGCTGTTGCTCGTGGTCTTCGAGGCGCAGGTCGGCGAGGAGGCCGGCGTGGACGGCCGGGTGCAGCGTCTTCACGCGGCCGCCGAGCGACTCGGGGAACCCGGTGACGGTCGACACGTCGGTCACCTCGTGGCCGGCGTCGCGGATGGTCTGGGCCGTCGAGCCGGTCGACACGATGTCGACGCCGGCGTCGGCGAGTGCCTGCGCAAGGGACAGCAGGTCGGACTTGTCGCTGACCGAGACGAGTGCGCGGCGCACGGGGACGACGTCGCGGTGACGGTAGCGCGCGGGATCGATGGTCGGACCGGCCATGGGGGTCTCCAGAGTGTCGGGGTCGGGTCAGGGGGTGAGTGCGGCGAGGTCGAGCGTGCCGGTGGCGATGCGCCGGACGACGTCGATCAGGAGCCTGCGCTCGACGGGCTTGATGCGCTCGTGCAGGGTGTGCTCGGTGTCACCGGGCAGGACCGGCACGCGTTCCTGCGCGATGATCGGACCGGCATCCACCCCGTTGTCGACGACGATGACGCTCGCGCCGGTCTCGGTCACGCCGGCGGCGAGCGCGTCGCGGACGCCGTGCGCTCCGGGGAACTCAGGCAGGTAGGCGGGGTGCGTGTTGATGAGCTGCGGCGCCCAGGCGTCGACGACCGTCGCGGGCAGCAGCCGCATGAGGCCGCTGAGGACGACGAGGTCGGGCTTCCAGACTTCGAGCTGTGCCTGCAGCTCCTCGCCCCACTCCTCCCGGGTCTCGAACTGGCCGAACGGCACCATGAAGGTCGGGATGCCGAACTCCTCGGCGTGCTCGAACCCGTCGGCCTGCCGGTCGGCCCCCACGACGACCACGCGAGCGGGGAAATCGGGGTCGCTGGCGGCGTCCAGGAGCGCTCGCAGATTCGAGCCGGCTCCGGAGATCAGGACGGCGACCGTGAGCACCCGGTCAGTCTACCGGCGGTCGCGGGTGATCCTCGGCGTCGCCCCGAGGCGGCAGATGCTCGTCGAGCGGAATGGTCTCGGTCGCGTCGAACGGAGCCGGTTCGAGCTTCCCCGTGCGGGTGGCCGCGTCCGACGACCCCGGCTCGGTGGAGTAGCCGGAGCCCAAGGGGTCAATCGGCTCAGTCGGATCGCCGGGGCCGAGGGGCCCGACCGGTGCGGCGGCGTCACGTGGCGTCATCGGCGCGGTGGGCCGGCCGGAGTCGTACGGCGCGATCGGCTGGGTGGTGTCACCGTACCCGGCCGGCGACATCGGCTCTGCAGGATCGTGCGACTCGGCAGGATCGGGCACACCTGCCGGTGCAACGGGCTCGGTGTCGAGGTGG
This DNA window, taken from Microbacterium invictum, encodes the following:
- a CDS encoding protein TPRXL; the protein is MNDAKPGPDDLNPQPERLSLREQLGGTPDPLFEITLPTGWVRRDANSAQREELRAAMRDRLMRAHRPDLLARVQPLVDDAFDKMAKESVIAFFTPETGDDDALALPASLVASLRHAPVPGENLDPLIRSLIREAGATPLLGDKRFLRFERETTQKMDDGEFRQTNVVYLTPVPGSDHKRALQLTATIVRPVDAPADDRPFVLMRALFDLCVSTVAWKPAVAATA
- a CDS encoding flagellar protein FlgN — protein: MTDVVWVNYSVLERTSNRLGRIIDELEDAGGLADALQDAVGRPFDHSSLRDKVGDFEGRWNDRRGDLVRDITKIHEHVVGVLEGFSGWDTETASQMDIDASGLSDATRPTPA
- a CDS encoding RDD family protein — translated: MSDSEARRARPGGSIWEIDDDERPIEGLDAYGRARPEYAASLGLIPAPFGRRVLSTVFEILLVALLQLPMLIVTLPALLQVVAEGDPAALFGRNDLLWVGLAGLVSSVLTTAFIIVQLVLNGRRGVTFGKMLTGIRVVNVRTLERPKFWRGAVVRYLIMWGSFIVVLIGPLLVVALSPLFDPEKRGRGWPDRVAQTWFVDARRGLNPYDAKRMRIARKAAATDLVDERSVLPSLATSAGHRGPDVYIPVTRSSGGVLGAARPEPTAGPGEEPPAIPTVVVPSAFTPQPPAMSSPDAAPGVAVPPVVRPAASTPSPTAWAPPQLLPSDPAPAAARPAAAAVPAPAAPAPAVAPPASLAAHAPDAAPVPVTVRVSLMLDSGETIDIDAGGALIGRAPAAGPADAGLALVPVHDPSMSVSKTHLAVLRSDGIVVVVDCGSTNGSALSRGGTEQPLTAGEKTPLADGDTIRFGDRFAQVRISRG
- a CDS encoding FtsK/SpoIIIE domain-containing protein — translated: MRLKLTLQRANAQRTDIVITSDTTATVHDVARQVVDADPQHEIVASADDVLTLSVAPPTATEFSMLDPNMLISDAPVGSGFIASVINLGENYQPARVAGAPATAVLAAVSGPVAGLEFPLPRGHFTIGRAPDNDVVLDDPLISKRHARIEVGAAVEIVDLNSANGIVIDGGLVPRLRVIPGQRFVLGDTELVVRLVDDFAPQHEPDPVLERGGSLLFNRSPRVEPRYVGEELPEPKMPKEPTTRLFPWPMLVAPIILGATIFAINGNPRSLVIIFMTPLMLLGNFISQRTQVGQRVRKEAETFERTFEETEEKLYRERPREREIRNAEVPPVAVVFDEAMRLGPMLWTRRPEHWNFLSVRLGTCEAPSRTTIKSGENPDALQEYVDRVERLRERYRRIDGVPVLESLQSVGVIGVAGPMREAADALRGLSVQLFGLHSPNELVAVALTEPEWAKELEWLKWLPHTSSERSPFRDMPLSDSASTGSALLSGLEELVMRRSKAAASPRIPYDEDWDPMRYGTDVRRAAEEATFPGQTAVVVIVTGDAPVDRARLTQVLERGADVGVYGLFVAPVVDALPAVCRSFLDVTGGLEHAQVGTVLSGVEYADTAVEGVSNELMTMLAKRLAPVADSSTVIEDSSDIPNSVMFLSLIGPEMVAEPSFAIDRWRENNTIIDRSGATLPRLKKAGNLRAIVGQGASDAMTLDLRLQGPHALVGGTTGAGKSEFLQAWVLGMAAAHSPDRVTFLFVDYKGGSAFADCVELPHCVGLVTDLSPHLVRRALTSLRAELHHREHLFNRKKAKDLLELEKRRDPDTPPALVLVIDEFAALAGEVPEFVDGVVDIAQRGRSLGIHLIMATQRPAGVIKDNLRANTNLRVALRMADESDSKDVVDDPIAGSFDPSIPGRGIAKTGPGRLVPFQSAYAGGWSTDEKPVADVSVAELRFGSIQKWELDDAGDDNMHDADPGPNDQKRIVATLIAAAEQAKIPAPRRPWLDDLEQTVDIRRLPAGRAGAILLGKRDVPERQLQEAVYFQPDRDGSMLVYGTSGSGKSTVLRTIAIASAIGRRPENVAVYGLDFGSGSLKALETLPHVGSIIPGDDAERVQRIMRSLGAVLDDRGKRFSAANASSIAEYREITGRDEPRIILLLDGLPQFRAEWESTTARMPFYQAFMRILGEGRPLGVHVVATADRSGSVPTAVSANVSRRIVLRLSDENAYALLNAPKDVLDERSAPGRAIIDGFETQIAVLGGTPNVAEQTKLMEQLAAELRAGGAREVDEIGSLPTRLALADLPDRIGEFPVLGVAEDTLAARDFDPVGTFVVAGPPQSGKTNAMKALITSMTRFDPEVRLFHFGGRRSQLREFAPWMRSATTPDDAKELATELAELVADEALGMRLMIVVEDLPQFADSPAERPLKALLQAVNRSDHFLIGDADVNQVTSGFGLVGDFKAGRKGIVIRPDSFDGDSVFKVPFPKVKRSDFPEGRGIFVQAGRAVTVQMPLVDAAKLPLRETTNAG
- a CDS encoding WXG100 family type VII secretion target; the encoded protein is MADFGASYSEMEQVASSLSQARDDIQGQLDTLKSQVDTLLGEDFKTQHASGKFGDGYEELTTGLKNATDGINDMSEALLGMMRAIQDLDQQLAGG